Proteins from one Mus musculus strain 129S6/SvEvTac chromosome 16 genomic contig, GRCm38.p6 alternate locus group 129S6/SvEvTac 129S6/SVEVTAC_MMCHR16_CTG1 genomic window:
- the Arvcf gene encoding armadillo repeat protein deleted in velo-cardio-facial syndrome homolog isoform 4 (isoform 4 is encoded by transcript variant 6), with protein MPAELRQEQSPGSQASLATMPEAPEVLEETVTVEEDPGTPTSHVSIVTSEDGTTRRTETKVTKTVKTVTTRTVRQVPLGPDGLPLLDGGPPLGSFADGPLDRHYLLRGGGGPAATLSRTYHSSGGGFPDGPESRDIPSYGSLSRGLGVRPPRTGLLGPGPGDGCFTLPGRREAFPMGSESGPPSGRSLPEHFQAEPYGLEDDTRSLAADDEGGPDLEPDYSTATRRRPEYGRGLRARAFEDTADDAGELIEERPPFPAATAPLAQPERGSLGSLDRVVRRSPSVDSTRKEPRWRDPELPEVLAMLRHPVDPVKANAAAYLQHLCFENEGIKRRVRQLRGLPLLVALLDHPRAEVRRRACGALRNLSYGRDTDNKAAIRDCGGVPALVRLLRAARDNEVRELVTGTLWNLSSYEPLKMVIIDHGLQTLTHEVIVPHSGWEREPNEDSKPRDAEWTTVFKNTSGCLRNVSSDGAEARRRLRECEGLVDALLHALQSAVGRKDTDNKSVENCVCIMRNLSYHVHKEVPGADRYQEAEPGIPGSTTSQRRRKDDASCFGGKKAKGKKDAEMDRNFDTLDLPKRTEAAKGFELLYQPEVVRLYLSLLTESRNFNTLEAAAGALQNLSAGNWTWATYIRATVRKERGLPVLVELLQSETDKVVRAVAIALRNLSLDQRNKDLIGSYAMTELVRNVRNAQAPAHPSAHLEEDTVVAVLNTIHEIVSDSLDNARSLLQARGVPALVALVASSQSVREAKAASHVLQTVWSYKELRGALQRDGWTKSRFQSASTAKGPKGTPSSGGFDDSTLPLVDKSLDGEKSNTRDVIPMDTLGPDGYATVDRRERRTLGSDSTGDTSEKELLRPDPGRKAPPPGPSRPSVRLVDAVGDTKPQPVDSWV; from the exons ATGCCGGCCGAACTCAGACAG GAGCAGAGCCCGGGTAGCCAGGCATCGCTGGCCACGATGCCAGAGGCACCCGAGGTACTGGAGGAGACAGTGACTGTGGAGGAAGACCCTGGCACCCCCACCTCTCACGTGTCCATCGTCACATCAGAAGATGGTACAACCCGGCGGACTGAGACTAAG GTCACTAAGACGGTCAAGACTGTGACCACAAGGACAGTACGCCAGGTGCCTTTGGGCCCAGATGGACTCCCCTTGCTGGACGGCGGCCCTCCACTTGGCTCTTTTGCTGACGGGCCCCTGGACCGGCATTACCTActtcgtggtggtggtggtccagCAGCCACACTCTCCCGAACCTACCACAGCAGTGGAGGTGGCTTTCCCGATGGCCCCGAGTCCCGTGATATTCCAAGCTATGGCAGCTTGTCCCGAGGGCTCGGGGTACGGCCACCACGTACTGGCCTCCTGGGCCCAGGACCTGGTGATGGCTGTTTCACACTGCCTGGCCGCCGAGAAGCCTTCCCCATGGGCTCTGAATCCGGACCACCAAGCGGCCGCTCTCTGCCTGAGCATTTCCAAGCTGAACCATATGGCCTGGAGGATGATACACGGAGCCTGGCTGCGGATGATGAGGGTGGCCCCGACCTGGAGCCTGACTATAGCACGGCAACCCGGAGAAGACCTGAGTACGGGCGGGGCCTTCGTGCCAG GGCCTTTGAAGACACAGCAGATGATGCTGGTGAGCTGATAGAAGAGCGTCCCCCATTTCCAGCAGCAACAGCCCCTCTGGCCCAGCCTGAGAGGGGCAGCCTGGGCAGCTTGGACCGAGTAGTGCGGCGCTCACCTTCAGTGGATAGCACCCGCAAGGAGCCACGCTGGCGGGACCCCGAGCTGCCAGAGGTGTTGGCCATGCTGCGGCACCCTGTGGACCCTGTGAAAGCCAATGCTGCAGCCTACCTGCAGCACCTCTGCTTTGAGAACGAGGGTATTAAGCGGCGAGTGCGGCAGCTGCGTGGGCTCCCCCTGCTTGTGGCATTACTAGATCACCCTCGGGCTGAGGTGCGGCGCCGGGCCTGTGGGGCACTGCGCAACCTCTCCTATGGCCGGGATACTGACAACAAGGCCGCCATCCGGGACTGCGGGGGCGTGCCAGCCCTGGTGCGCCTACTGCGGGCGGCCCGTGACAATGAGGTCCGTGAGCTGGTCACTG GCACACTCTGGAACCTGTCATCCTACGAGCCCCTGAAGATGGTCATCATTGACCACGGCTTACAGACTCTGACCCATGAGGTCATCGTGCCCCATTCCGGCTGGGAGCGAGAGCCTAACGAAGACTCGAAGCCCCGGGATGCCGAGTGGACAACAGTCTTCAAGAACACATCAGGCTGCCTGAG GAATGTGAGCTCAGATGGTGCAGAGGCCCGGCGGCGACTCCGTGAGTGCGAAGGGCTGGTGGACGCTCTCCTACATGCCCTGCAGTCAGCTGTGGGCAGGAAAGACACAGATAATAAG TCAGTAGAGAACTGTGTGTGCATCATGCGGAACCTGTCCTACCACGTGCACAAAGAAGTTCCAGGGGCTGACAGGTACCAGGAGGCAGAGCCTGGGATCCCGGGCAGCACAACCTCCCAGCGACGGAGGAAGGATGACGCCAGCTGCTTTGGTGGCAAGAAAGCaaaag GGAAGAAGGATGCAGAGATGGACCGGAACTTTGACACACTGGACCTGCCTAAACGAACGGAGGCTGCAAAAG GCTTCGAGCTGCTGTACCAGCCGGAGGTGGTACGTCTCTACCTCTCACTCCTTACGGAGAGCCGGAACTTCAACACCCTGGAAGCTGCAGCCGGTGCCCTGCAAAACCTCAGTGCTGGCAACTGGACG TGGGCCACGTACATCCGTGCCACAGTGCGCAAGGAACGTGGGCTGCCAGTACTGGTGGAACTGCTACAGTCTGAGACCGACAAGGTGGTGCGCGCTGTAGCCATCGCGCTGCGCAACCTCTCACTAGACCAGCGGAACAAAGACCTCATCG GGAGCTATGCCATGACAGAGCTGGTTCGGAATGTTCGCAATGCACAGGCTCCCGCTCACCCCAGTGCCCACCTGGAGGAGGATACTGTGGTTGCCGTGCTCAACACCATCCATGAGATCGTGTCCGACAGCCTGGACAATGCTCGCTCCCTCCTGCAGGCCCGTGGTGTGCCTGCCCTGGTAGCACTTGTGGCCTCCAG ccagTCAGTGCGGGAGGCCAAGGCAGCATCACACGTGCTACAGACTGTATGGAGCTACAAGGAGCTGCGTGGAGCCCTGCAGAGGGATGGCTGGACGAAGTCACGCTTCCAG TCTGCTAGCACTGCCAAAGGACCCAAAGGGACACCAAGTTCTGGCGGCTTTGATGACAGCACACTGCCACTGGTAGACAAGAGCCTTG ATGGGGAGAAGTCAAACACCCGGGATGTGATCCCCATGGATACCCTTGGTCCAG ATGGTTACGCCACAGTTGACCGGAGGGAGAGGAGGACACTGGGCAGTGACTCCACAGGGGACACCTCTGAGAAAGAACTATTGAGA CCCGATCCTGGCAGGAAGGCCCCTCCGCCTGGGCCCAGCAGGCCCTCGGTCAGGCTGGTGGACGCCGTGGGGGACACTAAGCCTCAGCCTGTTGACTCCTGGGTCTAG